The window TCAATCTTTGGGAGAAAAGAGAACTCATTCGATCCGATATAAGCTTTAAATCCTATGTTTTTCGGGCGGCTTACAATACAGCCTTGAATTACATCAAACATCGTAAAGTCGTTTCCACATTTGTGGCCAGAAAACAAGAGCGAATTGTAGAGATTCAAAGAGAATTTGTCAGTCATCAACCCGATTTTGAACTGCAAAACCGAATTAAAGAGGCCTTGAGCGATCTACCACCTCAATGTCAAAGGGTATTTCGGTTAAGTAGGGAAGAAGGGTTAAAGTATCATGAAATAGCTGAAGAGCTAGGTATATCAAAAAAAACCGTTGAAGTGCATATGGGCAAGGCCCTCAAGTTGTTGAGAGCCAGTTTAAAGGACTATCTAGCCTTTTTTCTGCCGATTATCACATTGATGTAGGGGTTATGATAGGCTTGGTTGTTAAGTTTGAGAATAGAAAAAAGTAGAAGATGGAAAAGCTGATGGCCAAGTATTTGGCTAATGAGTTAAGTGAGAAAAAGCGTTCAGAGTTCGAATTGCAACTCGTTGAAGATGAGCAATTAAGAAATGAGTTTGAAGATTATTTGAACTTATGGCACGATTCTGACGGCGCCGATTTGCAATCGTTTGATGCAGATCAGGCTTGGAAGAGTATGTCTATTTCAAAAGCACCGCTTCAGAAAACGGTGCAGCTAGAAAGCAAACCGAAGTATACCTTATTAAAAATAGCAGCCACTTTATTACTGTTATTGGCGGCAGGTTATTTCTTATCGGATACCGTTAAAGAAACATTCTCAAACGAAAGCACTATCAAGACGCTGAGCGAGATTAGTACTGGCGCAGAAACAAAAGAATTCGAATTACCAGATGGATCTTCAATTAGGCTGAACGCCAATTCGAAATTAACCTATGCGCAAGGTTTTGGAGATTCACATAGAAGTTTAATATTGGTTGGTGGTGCTAACTTTGATGTTGAACGAAACGAGAGCTTACCCTTTATTATTAGTGCTGAAACCAGTGAGGTGGAGGTATTAGGAACTAGCTTTGATGTAAATGCTTACCCTGGAAAAGATATCCAATTGAACGTGACTGAAGGCCAAGTTCGCTTTTCATCTAATACGGTAAAAGATCAGAATGGTCTTGTGAAGGCTGGTGAGCGTGCCCAATTGTCTAGTGATGGTACAAGCTTAGAGCAGAGCCAAATGACCGATAGCAATTATGCTGCTTGGTGGACAAGGAAATTATTATTCCAAGAAACTAGTTTCAAGGAAGTTGTAGAAGCTTTAGAAAATACCTATTGGGTTGATATCGAGTTTAGTGAGGCGCTGAAAGGCTGTAAATTGACCTCGACTATCGACAATGAGCCAATGAACACTGCCTTTGAAATCATCAAGGCCTCTCTTCCTGAGAGTCAAATAAATGTCGTTCGTACCAAAGAAAACAAGATAAAATTAGAAGGAAAGGCATGTGCTAATTAAATTGGTACATGCTCAGGAAATTTCTGGTTTCCATTTTATTCCTATCATCTATTCAGGTAATTGCTCAAGAGTCAGGGCAATCGTCACTAGACAGCCGTCTGACGGT is drawn from Roseivirga misakiensis and contains these coding sequences:
- a CDS encoding RNA polymerase sigma-70 factor; its protein translation is MAIEESELLEAFSKGDEAAFEKLFSEYYEPACRYVIRIIRDRDTTEEIVQATFVNLWEKRELIRSDISFKSYVFRAAYNTALNYIKHRKVVSTFVARKQERIVEIQREFVSHQPDFELQNRIKEALSDLPPQCQRVFRLSREEGLKYHEIAEELGISKKTVEVHMGKALKLLRASLKDYLAFFLPIITLM
- a CDS encoding FecR family protein encodes the protein MEKLMAKYLANELSEKKRSEFELQLVEDEQLRNEFEDYLNLWHDSDGADLQSFDADQAWKSMSISKAPLQKTVQLESKPKYTLLKIAATLLLLLAAGYFLSDTVKETFSNESTIKTLSEISTGAETKEFELPDGSSIRLNANSKLTYAQGFGDSHRSLILVGGANFDVERNESLPFIISAETSEVEVLGTSFDVNAYPGKDIQLNVTEGQVRFSSNTVKDQNGLVKAGERAQLSSDGTSLEQSQMTDSNYAAWWTRKLLFQETSFKEVVEALENTYWVDIEFSEALKGCKLTSTIDNEPMNTAFEIIKASLPESQINVVRTKENKIKLEGKACAN